One Nitrospirota bacterium genomic window, TCTGAAATCTTACTTTTGCCATTTCAACCTCCTACACACATATTACATAACAAACATGTGTATGTCAATTTAATCTTTTCCATTCCCGCTATTCAGAAAGTAGGAACAAAATTCTGTCAGCATGCACCTGCACAGGGACAATTTTTTATAGAGGCGGAATGGACATAGGATCAGGAGTTAAACTTCAATCAGGAAGTATGTGCATACCTCTCTTGAGAATTAATCCTTTAAAAAAACCCTGTTTAAAAGTCTGAGTGCGTTTTTAATGTTTTTAATATCACGGTTAGATAGCTTCGATAACTGGTCTTTATCGTCTGTATAGGACTTCTCTGATGGAGCTGTCCCAGATGGTAACAAGTCATTGATCGTCACGGCCATGGCGTCTGCAATTCTTAAGAGAGAGTCAATGCTTATATTAACCTTTCCTCTTTCAATCTCACCAATATATTTATAACTTAACCCCGATTTTTCCCCTAACTCCTCCTGTGTAAATCCTTTTATTCGGCGTAGACCACGTATTGTATTACCCAATGTTACTTTAAGGTCTAATGGTTCTTTTTTCATGATGTGAATTATATGTGGTGTTTGAGCTACAATAAACCATATATATGTTAATTTATTGCTTGACTCATAGCACATATATGTCTTATATTAGACGCGTATGAATATTGCCGTTCATGTACCTGCGAGGCAATTGTAAGCAATGTAAGGAATTGATCGCTAATTCCCTGATAAAGATGAATATCTCGTAAAAGCTTTGGGAATTCAAAGGAGAAGTTGCCATGAATACGATTAAAATCCTTATTATTGTAATAATCACATATATTATGTTTATACCCCTTGGCTGTGGAGGCGAAGCTGATAATAGCAATAATACCTCAACAGGCAAAGATGTTTTACATTGGGATAGCGGTAAGTGGGATGAAAATAATTGGGGGGAATAACAATGAAACTCATATATTTAATAATAGGCATGTTATTTATGGTTACACCAGTATGGGGAGAACAGCTATCCATACCACATAAATTTTCACCAGGAACACCAGCAAAGGCATCTGAGGTGAATGAAAACTTTGAAGCTGTTGAAGATGCAATAAACAACCTAAACAGTGGCAATATTCAAACAACGACTTCAGATGTATTGAAGAATATTTCATTTAAGAAATATGAGAACACAGAATATGACGGGGTAGCAGCTGTATCATGTCCAATTAATATGATTGCTGTAAGTGCGGGATGCACTTGTGATATTGCTACAACTGGCCCTATATTTGCTCTTGCAATTGTAGGTAATGGTAGCGTATGCGGCTGTTATCCCAGTCTTTTAGATACAGACTTTACTACCAATAAATTAGACGTTAATGTCGTGTGTGCTGAATCAACCTCCACAAAAGCAGTTTCATCAGTGATAATGAAGAAAGATGTGGCTTATCAATGGGCTGAAGAACTGAGACAAAAAGAAGAGGAGCTTACAGAAAGTCGGAAAATGGCGTTAGAAAAATTAAGAAACAGATAAAACTCATCCTAATCCTGCTGTCACTGATAAGGCATGGCAAGGGTAGTGACCTATTTCATTATTCATTATTATTGAATGAGAACCCCGAAGCAAGCTGCAGGTTCTTCATTCTCCTTGCAGTAGCCTTCATATACAAATCACCTCCTTAATTTTTCAGTTATTCTACATCAAAATACCCGCTTTTCTATAGCTGTAGAAGCCTTCGTCAGAGATGATGACATGCTCCTGCATGGATATATCTGCGGTACTTAGTGCCTTCCTTGCAGAATCAGTAAGCAGATTATCATTATCTACAATCTATCGAACCGGACATCACTCTTATTCACTTCTATTCAATCTGATCTGATTAATTTAATCTGGTAAAGAAAATCTTTTATTCAAAATATTGTGAGAGGTGACAGAGGGAGCCCTGGGCGAACAGGATTTGATCTGCTATGTCATTCATTACAGCCATCATCCACCTTGCTGTCCTGAAGCGTTGTTGGCGGTTCAATAGAAATCAGCCAATCTGTCAGGTTTGCAGATTCATGATTACCGTTCTGGCTGAGGCTGAAGAGCAGATCTTCTTGTCGTGGTTGACCGAACACCATCCGGTAAAGAGCCAAGCCCTGCTTGAGGCGTTTAAGTTTCGCAACTTCCTTGCTGTATGGGAGTAGTGGGATTCGGCGCTCCACCCGCGCAGAGCCTTCCTCAAAAATCCAATAAGGGATCAACTCACAATGCCCGTTGGACCTGCCTTTGGACGCAATTTGAAAAAGCTCTTGCCAGGGGTCACCTTTTCCTATGAACCCAGAAAGAGCCCTTAGTCCGTATCTCTCAGCAATATTTTTCCTGACTGCGTGCCCTTTGTATCGGTGAACCCTGCCTTCACGCTGTTCAAGGTCGACCGGGTTTGACGGCAAATTCCAGTGCACTACTGCATGGCACCAGGTATGGAAGTCCAGACCTTCCTGGCCAATTGATGTTGACGCTAAAATGAAAGGTCGAAATGGCGAATTGAAAGCATCTCGCACTGATTCTGCACGAACGAGGGCTTGATTGTTGTCATCCCGGATATCTCCAAAACGGAGCGCAAACCGGCAACGAGTGTTGAAATCGTCGATTGCAAGCCTATCTCCCAGTATTCGATGGTTTCACCAGCCTTAACGCAGATGGCAACTTTATCCACCATAGCCGCATGTTCGAGGTCGGAAGGCCGGAGCGGGGCTGATTTTTCTACTTCAATCAACATTGAGTTGTGATCCCGAGTTGTCCCAACTCGCTCTGTACGGCACATCACTTTGAGCAGAGCGTTTTCAAGATCTACCTTATTCCCGGGGTGGTATTGTGAAACTGAAGCGCAGGCATGGAGTGTTGTGCGATGTTCGGTAATTAGTTTCTTAACCTCATCGACACGGTTTGATTCATTGAACAGGAAATTGAGGGTCCTAATAAAATCCGGATAGTGATCATCCTCATCCGACTCCTGGTCAAGCGTATACATCTTATAAGGGGTTGCAGAAAGGAGCAGGACACGGACATCAGGGTGTTCAAAGAGAACAGTTGCCAAAATGGATGCTTCGTCATCCCCATCCAGCAAATGTTTAAATCTCTGAAACTCATCCAGTATGACCAAGTCAGGTTCCAAAGCTGACAGGCATACGGAGGCCAACATACTCCTGAGCTTCCCTATAAGGCGGTAACGCAGCTCTGAGTCTTCCGAAGAAATTCTGCTGTAGTCTCGGTACCTGGCAAAACGCTCGCAGCAATCCTTTAGGTTCGAGTAGAGCTCCACATCATTGAGGACGTCTTGCCGAAATGCTTTGGATAGGTCCGAGTCTAGGTCCTCAGAAGGCAAATTCTTCGCTTTTGACCGCCAGTTATCTTTCCCAGCTGTCGCCTGCAACATATTGAGCAAGCCCACACGTAACCTTCTTCGGCGATCATTCATCGCCATTGGCAAATCGAATAACATTCTGTAGAGGATGGCCCGTTCATCGGCATGGCCGCCACGACTGAGTGCATGATCAAATGCGGTTCCAGGAGTTAGGCTAATGAAATTTACTTTGTTCTTCCTGAGGGATCGTACTTGCCTGGGGAGATAAGTGAGACGTGTCGCAATTGAAAAACCATCAGAATCACTGACATTCAATCGATTGACATTTTGTATTGCGATTGCAGCATTAGAGCAGATGTAAATCACATCAACCCGGTTTACTTTATCTTGGATGTGCTCTAAAGTCTTGGCAATGATTCCCCTGGCAACAAGCGTTTTCCCCAGACCCACCTCATCAGCAACCAAAAAGCGTAAAGTTGAATTAGCTCCATCGAGATAGAGCCTTTTAAACACATAGTCCACTGTCTTTCTTTGGAAATCCTTTAACCCGGTCAGGGCAGGCTCAGATGAAAAGCGATTGCTGTGCATCACGGCCTCCCAGAGCGGATTCAAATATTGTCCACAGATTCAAGAATTTTTCAGGAATAATTGCACTCTGATTGTCCATAGACGACAGTTCACGAACCAGTCCTGAAATCTCGCACAGCCTATCGGGATAACGGCTGTAGGCTCGAGTCAACTCCTCAAGAAGCGGGATTTCTTCTCCGTCGGCCAGCCGGGACAACCATTTGCCTAACCCGGAGCCATTGCCGGGAGCGAGGTCTCCGCCTGCCATGTCGTCGCCAAGCAAGAGCAAAAGATATCGAATGAAACCATCCTGATTCCTGATGACCGTTTGCAGGATGGCAGAATTTCGTTGATCCGGTATCCCCGCAACAGGAAGGTTTAAAACGAACCGAGCGGAAACATCAGGATGTCGAGTCTTGAGTTCAAAGGCTATGAGGCCGGTAATCGATGATGCTGAAAATTCACCAAGCTCTATTCCTGAAGCATTTCTCGCTGAGACACTCACCGCAAAATCTTGAGTCAGCGTTATAGGCCAAGCGACAGCGTTGACGATCCCCTCAAGAGGCGGAATATCTCCAGTCAGTGTTAAAGACCATAGCTTCTCCTTGGGTATACTCTGGCATACTATTGAGAGGTCCGCGTCTGCCAGTTGGAGGCGAGCATTCTCTATATACGCCTCCGCCTCTTGCCTTCCAGTATC contains:
- a CDS encoding helix-turn-helix transcriptional regulator; translated protein: MKKEPLDLKVTLGNTIRGLRRIKGFTQEELGEKSGLSYKYIGEIERGKVNISIDSLLRIADAMAVTINDLLPSGTAPSEKSYTDDKDQLSKLSNRDIKNIKNALRLLNRVFLKD